The following coding sequences are from one Candidatus Nitrohelix vancouverensis window:
- a CDS encoding DMT family transporter, which yields MGYFYLGLALLGGIAIPIQVGINASLAKQLDSSTMAAFISFAVGAIGLLIYNLTTRQSLPAFDTAARLPVWMWAGGLLGAFVVWVAIASGHKIGALSLMGAFLAGQLFATLVIDHYGLLGFPERPLNWERMLGTGFLILGVALIRKF from the coding sequence ATGGGATATTTTTATCTCGGGCTTGCGCTACTGGGCGGCATCGCCATTCCCATTCAGGTGGGCATCAACGCCAGCCTTGCCAAACAACTGGACAGTTCAACGATGGCGGCGTTCATCTCCTTCGCCGTAGGGGCCATCGGCTTGCTGATCTACAATCTGACGACGCGGCAGTCTCTGCCCGCTTTCGACACGGCGGCGCGCCTCCCCGTCTGGATGTGGGCTGGCGGCTTGCTCGGAGCCTTCGTCGTCTGGGTCGCCATCGCCAGCGGCCACAAGATCGGCGCGCTCAGTTTGATGGGAGCATTTCTGGCGGGCCAATTGTTCGCCACTCTGGTCATCGACCATTATGGATTACTGGGATTTCCTGAAAGACCGCTGAACTGGGAGCGGATGCTGGGCACCGGTTTTCTGATTCTTGGCGTGGCTCTGATCCGAAAATTTTGA
- a CDS encoding PHP domain-containing protein, giving the protein MKSEIHMHSNYSDGEFPPGKLVDIAHKNSVNVLSLTDHDTFEGIPEFLEATREKGIMGFPGIEITVTYRDFQLHVLGYFKSYESILPELMAKVHDMSALREKRMRDLVDKINGLVPERHQGTIEFENVRRAAEGVLARPHLAREMVRLKIVSSTREAFDKYLAPHNVLRKNIVIEEALRLIGESGGISVLAHPGERAYSLYNPSKGRQYSDVPGMVEELKSYGLMGLECVYPYHERIGKVDYYKGLARRFGLIITGSRDFHGFSTGQSAKLLGSSKMDHGFVEEFKKAWG; this is encoded by the coding sequence ATGAAATCTGAAATTCACATGCATTCCAATTATTCTGACGGGGAATTTCCGCCGGGCAAGCTGGTGGATATTGCGCACAAGAATTCTGTAAATGTGCTCAGCCTGACGGATCACGATACCTTCGAAGGAATTCCTGAATTTCTTGAAGCGACGCGCGAAAAGGGGATCATGGGCTTTCCCGGCATCGAAATCACCGTGACGTACCGGGATTTCCAACTGCATGTGCTGGGTTATTTCAAATCCTATGAATCCATTCTTCCCGAATTGATGGCAAAGGTTCACGATATGTCGGCTTTGCGCGAGAAGCGCATGCGCGACTTGGTGGACAAAATCAACGGACTGGTTCCGGAACGTCATCAAGGGACTATCGAATTTGAAAATGTTCGGCGCGCCGCCGAAGGCGTGCTGGCTCGGCCTCATCTGGCGCGGGAAATGGTTCGCCTGAAAATCGTGTCGTCAACGCGCGAGGCGTTCGACAAATACCTTGCTCCGCATAATGTTCTCAGAAAAAATATTGTTATCGAAGAAGCCCTGCGCCTGATTGGCGAAAGCGGCGGCATCTCCGTGCTGGCGCATCCCGGCGAGCGGGCCTATTCGCTCTACAATCCCAGCAAAGGACGACAGTATTCTGATGTTCCCGGAATGGTGGAAGAATTGAAGTCTTACGGGTTGATGGGACTGGAATGCGTTTACCCCTACCACGAGCGCATCGGCAAGGTGGACTATTACAAGGGACTGGCCAGACGTTTTGGTTTGATTATCACAGGGAGCCGGGACTTTCATGGATTCTCCACAGGGCAATCCGCCAAGTTGCTGGGCAGTTCAAAAATGGATCACGGTTTCGTTGAAGAATTCAAAAAAGCCTGGGGTTGA
- a CDS encoding thioredoxin domain-containing protein produces the protein MRFILTLLLTLMILVPNIACAEEKIRGNYKVIGDLEKLKGAKQIEVKEFFNFSCGHCYRFLATAETLHKKYKDKLYHKKYPIYWGNQTPYPSRAFYIADELGIQEKFTHELFDTNFKLNINIFQVKVIKFLASDMGVGKQMQEGMENPAIQAKAQEALNLAKQYNADETPTIIINDVLKVTPSLYNGSVDEMTAGLDMIFEDILNQK, from the coding sequence ATGAGATTTATTTTAACCCTGCTGTTAACCCTGATGATCCTCGTCCCAAATATCGCTTGCGCGGAAGAAAAAATTAGAGGAAATTACAAGGTGATCGGCGACCTTGAAAAATTAAAGGGCGCCAAGCAAATCGAAGTGAAGGAGTTTTTCAACTTCTCCTGCGGTCATTGCTACCGATTCCTGGCGACAGCCGAAACGCTTCACAAGAAATACAAGGACAAGCTCTACCATAAAAAGTATCCTATCTACTGGGGCAACCAGACTCCCTATCCCTCGCGCGCTTTTTATATCGCCGACGAGTTGGGAATCCAGGAAAAGTTCACACACGAATTGTTTGACACCAATTTCAAATTGAACATCAATATTTTCCAGGTAAAAGTTATCAAGTTTCTCGCCAGCGACATGGGCGTCGGCAAACAAATGCAGGAAGGGATGGAGAACCCGGCGATACAGGCAAAAGCTCAAGAGGCTCTCAACCTTGCCAAACAGTACAACGCCGATGAAACGCCCACGATCATCATCAACGACGTGTTGAAAGTCACCCCCAGTCTTTACAACGGAAGCGTTGACGAAATGACGGCGGGTCTGGATATGATTTTCGAAGACATTCTCAATCAAAAGTAA